CGGCTAACCGACGCTGTCGAGACAGCGAAGCGCGCGATCATTCTCTCTCAAACTCTGCGTGATGCCGCTGTGGAAGCGGCGGCGTTGTCACTGCTGTGCCACCTCTACCGGAAGACGGGAGAACCTGCTCAAGCGGATGAGGCCGAGCAGCGTGCGCTGTTGCTCTACAGCCACCGCCAAATCCTCGTCCATGGCGGCCGGTAGCGATACGCCACCCGCTTCCGTTCACCTTTCGCTTCTTCCCTTGAACATCCCTGAGATAGTACTGCTCAGCCGCGACAAATTCTCGTAGATCTTTCTGCACCGGCGCATTGGTCACACGACTTCGCCAAAAGATACCGAGCACCACCTTGATTTCCTCTGTATCGAAGCAAGAGCTGATGAGGTTTCATTTTGTTCAGCGCATCGGACCCGTTGTTCGATACGATGGCCGTGCATAGATCAAGCTCCGACCCTACTATTTGCCTCGCGACCGCCCCCAAGAACTCGCGCAACAGAGCGTTGTGAAGGATGGGATCACCGTCGCAGATCGCATTGTAGCGGGCAAGTATTGTTTTCACACGGCGGCGGTTCGCCACCAGCTCCTCGTCTGCCGAGCGATAGAGTTCCCCTGCCAGCACTTTGTCTTTTTCGCTCTGAGTGGCCATAGAAGCTGGCTCATGGTGACCGATTTGGCCAAACCGCCGCGCCGCCTTAGTTTGGCGACGCGGCGCAATTCAGTGAGCGACCTGTCCGAAACGGCCGCGGTTAAAGTCGTCGATCGCTTGGCGGATTTCCGCCTCGCTGTTCATGACGAAGGGACCCTGGCCGACAACTGGCTCTTGGATCGGTTCTCCCGTCAACACCAGCAATGTGCTGTCGCCATCGGCATGAATCTTGACCTGGGAACCCTCACGCTCGAAGCGGATGACCTCCGCCTCCCCGGCCTGTTCGCTGCCATTGACCGTCACATGGCCGGACAGCGCTGCAATCATCGCAGTATGGCCCTCAGGCATGTCGAGGGTGATGTCGGCCTCTCGGTTGAGCCGCACATCCCAGACATTCACTGGGCTGAATGTACGCGCCGGGCCGCCTGTATCTGCGAACTTGCCCGCGATGACACGCACTCGACCAACGCCCTGGTCGAGATCGACAACCGGAATGTCGGCGTCGGTAATCGACTGATACCCGGGTGACGTCATTTTGTCCTTTGCCGGCAAGTTCACCCACAACTGGACCATCCGGAATGGACCACCGGTCTTGGTGAAGGCCTGGGAATGAAACTCC
The nucleotide sequence above comes from Nitrospira sp.. Encoded proteins:
- a CDS encoding pirin family protein; this encodes MKKIAQVMRANGRHWVGDGFPVRSLFFYGSDAQAISPFLLFDYAGPHTFDPANSPRGVGEHPHRGFETVTIVYDGEVSHRDSTGAGGTIGPGDVQWMTAAGGIIHEEFHSQAFTKTGGPFRMVQLWVNLPAKDKMTSPGYQSITDADIPVVDLDQGVGRVRVIAGKFADTGGPARTFSPVNVWDVRLNREADITLDMPEGHTAMIAALSGHVTVNGSEQAGEAEVIRFEREGSQVKIHADGDSTLLVLTGEPIQEPVVGQGPFVMNSEAEIRQAIDDFNRGRFGQVAH
- a CDS encoding maltose acetyltransferase domain-containing protein, which produces MATQSEKDKVLAGELYRSADEELVANRRRVKTILARYNAICDGDPILHNALLREFLGAVARQIVGSELDLCTAIVSNNGSDALNKMKPHQLLLRYRGNQGGARYLLAKSCDQCAGAERSTRICRG